Proteins encoded in a region of the Dreissena polymorpha isolate Duluth1 chromosome 6, UMN_Dpol_1.0, whole genome shotgun sequence genome:
- the LOC127835477 gene encoding uncharacterized protein LOC127835477, with amino-acid sequence MIVMFGVSFALEPSCPVCSKFEYEKKLLERVIRNELALKDTLDKKTETHAKVADTLTGVSQAVKGLEDTKQDLRVNVEAFLNSEGSVVPLIMFHARLQHSGTTFTYATNEDVKFNTVLVNEGGVYDPVTGHFTASVAGVYMFTPKLSVQSKPTEPPPPQSPPPLESSYVPVM; translated from the exons ATGATAGTCATGTTTGGAGTATCATTTGCCCTGGAGCCATCATGCCCTGTATGCTCTAAGTTTGAGTACGAGAAGAAGCTGCTGGAAAGGGTTATCCGAAACGAGTTGGCTCTGAAAGATACATTGGATAAGAAAACGGAAACCCACGCAAAAGTTGCAGACACTCTGACAGGGGTATCACAGGCTGTTAAAGGACTAGAGGATACAAAGCAAGATCTTCGAGTTAACGTTGAAGCCTTTCTCAACTCCG AAGGAAGTGTCGTTCCTCTGATAATGTTCCATGCCCGTCTTCAGCATTCAGGAACCACGTTTACATATGCTACAAACGAAGACGTTAAGTTCAACACTGTCCTTGTAAACGAAGGTGGAGTGTATGACCCAGTCACTGGACACTTCACAGCGTCCGTAGCTGGAGTGTATATGTTCACG CCAAAGCTGTCCGTGCAATCCAAACCAACCGAGCCCCCACCCCCTCAATCACCCCCTCCCCTAGAGAGTTCGTACGTCCCTGTGATGTAG